A stretch of DNA from Halorubrum sp. BOL3-1:
ATCGCGGCGCTCGCGCTGAAGTCCGGCAACGCCGTCGTCCTCAAGGGCGGCAGCGAGGCGAGTGAGTCGAACCGAATCTTATACGAGACCATCGTCGAGGCGACGCCGGACCTGCCCGACGGGTGGGCGGCGCAGGTCGAGGCCCACGAAGAGGTCGACCGCCTCCTCGAACTCGACGGCCGGGTCGATCTGGTCATGCCCCGCGGCTCCTCGAAGTTCGTCTCCTACATCCAGGAGAACACGCAGATCCCAGTGCTGGGCCACACCGAGGGGATCTGTCACGTGTACGTCGACGCGGACGCCGACCTGAAGACGGCCGAGGACGTCGCCTTCGACGCGAAGGTCCAGTACCCGGCGGTGTGTAACGCCGTCGAGACGCTGCTCGTTCACGAGTCGGTCGCGGCCGAGTTCCTCCCCGACCTCGTCGAGCGCTACGAGGCGGCCGGCGTCGAGCTACGGGGAGACGAGCGAACCCGGGAAGTCGTCGACGTCGACCCCGCGACCGACGACGACTGGGACACGGAGTACGGCGATCTGGAACTGTCGATCAAGGTTGTCGACGACGCCTACGTCGCGGTCGAACACGTGAACGATCACGGCTCGAAACACACCGAGTCGGTCCTCACCGAGGACCCGGAGACGGCCGAGCGGTTCATGACCGGCGTCGACGCCGCGAGCGTCTTCCACAACGCCTCGACCCGGTTCGCGGACGGCTACCGGTACGGACTCGGCGCGGAGGTCGGCATCTCCACCGGGAAGGTCCACGCCCGCGGCCCGGTCGGACTGGAGGGACTCACCACCTACAAGTACTACCTCGAGGGCGACGGCCACCTCGTCGCGAGCTACAGCGGCGAGGACGCGACACCGTTCACCCACCGCGAACTCGACGGTGCGGAGTGGACGCCCGGCCGGCTGTCGAGTCGATAACCCGTTCGTCCCGCGCGCAGTCGAGTCGTCGGTCGCCGCTGCTCCGGCGGACGCCACGACGCGGGCGGCGTCGTCGCCCGGGGAGCGGCACCGATGCTACTAGGACGCCTCGGGCGTATCGTGACGTGTGACCACACCTGCCGATTACCGCGCGGGCTTTCGCACGCAGCGCGAGGAGGTCGACGACACCCGGTTACCCGTCGACGGCTCGTTTCCGGACTGGCTCACCGGTGACCTCGTCGGCAACGGTCCGGGGCAGTTCGAGGCCGGCGACACGTCGCTGCGTCACTGGTTCGACTCGCTGGCGATGATACGCCGGTTCCGGATCGACGACGGCGACGTGACGTACGCGAACCGGTTGGTCCGGAGTCGCGACTACGAGTACGCGGAGCGCGAGGGCGGCGTCCGCACGCCGTTCCCCGGCACGCCGCCGGACCGCCCCGTCTGGACGCGACTCCGACAGGTCCTCGACGGAACGTTCCCCGACAACCCCGTTATCGGCGTCCAGCGCTTGGGCGACGAGGTCGCCGCAGTCACCGAGTCGCCGACCGCGCTGACGATCGATCTCGACACGCTCGACACGACCGGCCGCACGGACCTCACCGCGGGACTCGACAGCGACCTCACGCTCGCGCACGTCCACTACGACCGCGACGAGGACGCCTTCTACAACCTCGGCGTCTCGTACGGTCGCGAGACCGTCTACACGCTGTTCCGACGCCCTGGCGACGGCGGTGCGCCCACCTCCCTGACGCGGCTCCGCTTCGAGGAGGCACCGTACATCCACTCGTTCGCGTTAACCGAGCGGTACGCCGTGGTCACGGTGAACGCGTTCGGGCTGGACACGGCTCGCCTCCTGCGCGGCGCGGTGACCAAGGAGACGTTCCTCGACGCGTTCAGAGCCTTGGACGCGCCGTTGCGCTTCGTCGTTCTCGACCGCGAGACGGGCGCCCACGAGACGACGGTGACGGCGCCTCCGGCGTTCGTCTATCACCACGCGAACGCCTACGAACGCGACCGCGAGGTCGTCGTCGACCTCGTCGCGTTCGAGGACGAGCGCGCGGTCTCCGGGCTCGGACTGTCGAACCTCCGCAGCGACGACCCGGACCTGCCGCGGGGCGGCCTCTATCGCTACACGCTCCCCCTGACCGGCGGCGACGCCGAGCGCGAACGGCTCCACCGCGGACCGGTCGAGTTCCCGACGATCAACTACCGGGACGTGAACGGCGAGCCGCACCGGTACGTCTACCTCGCGGAGACCGACGGGGGGTCGAGCCTCCCGACGGACGTCACGAAGGTCGACGTCGAGAGTCGCACCGTCCGTCGATGGGGTGAGACGGGCGCGTATCCGGGCGAACCGCTGTTCGTGTCGGCGCCCGACCCGGCCGGCGAGGACGACGGCGTGTTGCTCTCGGTGGTGCTCAAGCCGGGGGCGAACCGCTCGGACCTCGTGTGTCTAGACGCCGAGACCCTCCGCGAGTGCGGACGCGCGCGCCTCCCGCACCGGCTCCCGTACGGGTTCCACGGCCAGTTCTACGGGCCGTCCTCACCCGGTCGGAGCATGAACTGAGCGGCGTTTCCACCGCCGGCCGCCGCTACGACTCCCCTTCGCGCCACGCGAGCGACTGTCGGTTCAGTTCGTCGACGAGGGGATTTCCTTCGTCGAGCAGCCGCTCAGCGGTCTCGACGGCGTCGCGAAGTTGCGACGCCGAGAGGTGTTCGTACGCCGGTCGGCCCGCCACGTGGTCGTACCAGACGCCGTCGAACACGTCGTCGAGGACGATCCTCGCGAAGCAGTGGTCCTCGCTGACCGGCCAGTCGCCGCGTACTCGGGCCGCCCGCGGCAGTTCCGTCGTGACGAGCGCTCGGTATCGTCGGCGCAGTTCGGACAGGTCGTCCCCGCCGAGGGTTCGCTGTCCCATACCGATCGAACGGCGCGCGGAGGTTTGAATCTGTCTCGGCCCGAGTCGGCGCTCAGCCGATACAGACGCGTTGTGACCGGGGATTTAATTTACTAGAGTCACTTTGGTATGTTGTATCATGTGTCACGAGTACGGAAGTCGAGACTGGTCAAACCCTGTTGAGGACGAAGAGGACGAAGAACCGTCGCTGCCGGAGCGAGAACCGGCCGAGAACGTGGAAATAGTCACCGACGGCGGCGACGAGGAGTCGTAGATCACGGCTCCGCATCGGCCGCCACGATCGGATCCGGCGGAAACGCGTTCGGCGTCGGAAGCGGCCACGGTGATTCGCAGCTCCCGCCGGACCGGCGTCCCGGTCGCACGCGTCGTCCCGAGGCGAACTCATCGAGGCCGGTGACGGTGCCCGAGAGATCGGACTCACCACCGACACCGCCGGAGACGACGGCAAGCCCTGAGCGTCCGACACCCGTTCGAACCCGGTTACGACGACCGAACTCGGTCGAGCGCGCGCTCCTTGCCGCCCGCCTCGATCATCACGTCCGCCCGTTCGCGCAGCCAGTCCGGGAGGTCGGAGACGAACCGCGCGTGCGCCTGTGGCCGCGCCTCGGGATCTCGGAGCCGTTTCGGCTCCGAGTAATGGACGACCGGGCGGACGCCGTCCCACGTCTCGGCGGCGGTCTCGAACCCCTCACGGAACGTCTGCCCCCGGTCCGTGAAACAGTGGTGGTGGTAATCGAACACGGTCGGAACGCCGACCCGGTCGCTCACCGCCGACGCGAACTCCTCGACGCTCCAGAGGCCCCGATTGTCGTCGTTCTCGACGGTCAGCCGGCGTCTCGCTCCCGGCGACAGCGAGCGGACCGCGTCACGGAAGCGGTCGGCGGTCGCCGCCTTGTCACCGTACGTCGCGCCGATGTGGACGTTGATCGAGTAGTACGGCGAACGGTCGAGCCCCATCAGGTCGAGCCAGTCCGCGTGGTACTCTATCGCTTCGACCGAGCGCTCGACGGTGTCCCGTGAGTCGCTGGCGAGTTTACACCAGTAGTCGGGGTGGAAGGTCAGCCGCATCCCTTCGCTCTCGATCAGGTCACCGCACCGCTGTGCGAGCCCCTCGATCGCGTCGTACGCCGGGAGTTCGGTGAGGTCGAACTGAGAGTTCCACGGAACGAGCGTCGAGGTACACCGGTAGAACCGGACGTCGTGGTCGCGATTCCAGCGCAGGACCGTCAACAGGTCGGCGAGGTTCTGGCGCGTCAGTTCCGAGGCGTACGGCAGGCCTTCGGACTCCCACGTCGATCGCCGCATGTCGCGGTTACACCGAACCGGATCGGAGCGGTCCCGAAGGGTCCGGTTCAGGCAAGCGTATCCGAGCACACGCGTCTCACGGTCTCCGGACGGTTAGCCGCCCGGGTTCGCCGAGGACCGCTCTCGCGGCGGACCCCGTCGCCGTCGGTGAAGGCCGGTCGGGAGGTCGGGCCGACCGCGGCGCGTCACCCGTCCTACCACCCGTTCCGGGCGCCCCAGCTGCGAACGGTCCGCCTGAGAGAGTCGGGCGCGCTCGGCGGGACCCCGCTCACGAGGAGGAAGCCGACGAATATCACGGCGAACCCGACGAGTGAGAGAGGAGAGACCGTCTCGCCGAGCAGCGCCCAGCCGGCGACCGCGGAGACGACGGGCACGAAGTAGAACAGGAGGTTCGCTCGGCTCGCGCCCGTCTCGTCGATCAGCGCGAAGTAGGCGAGGTACGCGATCGCGCCCGAACACACGCCGACGTACAGCAGCGCTGCGAGCGCGACCGGCGGCAGCGAGAGGCCGGTGACCGACTCGCCGGCGGACAGGCTGAGCGCGTGCGAGAGGACGGCCGCTATCGGGACGCCCCAGACCGTCCGGGCGGTGCTCGACATCGTCGCCTTCGCGCGCCGGATCACCACGGCGCCGAGCGCGCTGGTCACCGCGGCACAGAACAGCAACGGGACGCCCAGTCCGCCCGCGGCCAGCGCGGACGGGTCGGGATTCGCGACCAGTCCGACGCCGACGAGACCGAGGACGGTACCGGCCGCACCCTTCGTCGAGAGCCGGCCCTCGGACAGCAGAAGGCCGGCGAACACCGGCGTCAAGATCGGATTGAGGCTGAACACGACGGCGGCCACGCCGCTGGTGACGTGCTGTTGGCCGACGAACAGCAGCGCGTTCGTGAGGCCGATGACGAGCACGCCGGTCGCGAGGATGCCGACGGCGTCGCCCGCCGTCCGCGGCCGCAGGTCCGACCGCGACAGCTTCGTCGCGGCGAAGGCGGCGAGCACGACCGCGCCGATGTCGAACCGGACCGCGACGAAGAACAGCGGCGGGAGGTGTGCGAGGCCGGCCTTCGCGGCGACGAACGTCCCGCCGAAGAGGAGCGCCGACACGGCGAACAACAGACCGCTACGTCGCGTGAACACGTGTCAGTCCACCGTGACGGTTCTTTCGCGGGTTCGGTCGGCGGGCGTGGAGGCGGCTATCATGGTAGTACGAAGGGTCTAGACCCGTATAACGGATCTCGGAAAGGATTCCGAGACGAGAAACTCACGGGGGTCGCGACAGCCGATCACGGCGTGAAACAGTTTCTCGGCGGGGGGTCGTCCGGTCGCGATCCCGACGAACGAGCGAAGTCTGTTTCCCGCCACGCCCGTTACGCGTGGTATGGACGCGCCGATCGAGGGGATCGAGTTCCTCGCCCGTTCGAAAAACCGGGTCGAAGTGTTGCGGCTGGTGGCGGCGGAGCCGCGCACCCGGGCGAGCCTCGCCCGCACCACCGGCGCGTCGCAGGCGACGCTCGGGCGGATCCTTGAGGACTTCACCGACCGCTCGTGGGTCAGGCGCGATCCCGACGGGTACGTCGCGACGGCCACGGGCGAGCTCGTCGCCGACGCCGTCGGCGACCTGCTATCGGTACTCGAGACGGAGAATCGGCTGCGGGGCGTGGTCGGGTACCTCCCGGAGGCGGAGTTGGGCTTCGACCTGCGTGAACTCGCCGACGCGACCGTCGCGGTGCCGACCCCCACGCACCCGAGCGCCCCGCTCCAGCGGGTCATCGACGCGATGGAGCGCGCCGACACGCTTCGGGCGTTCTCGCACGCGCTCAACGAACAGAGCCTGTCGACGGCGCTGTCTCGGGTTCAGTCCGGGGACCTAGTCTTCAAGACCGTCCTCTCGGAGAGCGCCATCGAAGCGCTCGCGGCCGAGGACGCACTCTGGGGTCGCCTGCGTGACCTGACCGCAGAGGACGGCGCCGAGGTCCGCGTCCGCCGGGCCGACATCCCGCTCGCCGTGACCGTGGCCGACGGGACCGTCTCGGTACTCGTCCGCGACGAGCACGGCGTCTTGCGGGCCTCGCTCCACACCGACGCGGAAGCGGTGAGGGGCTGGGCCGACGACCGGTTCGAGCGCTACTGGGAGGGAGCGACGCCATTCGACCCCGCGGCGTTCGAGCGTTGAGCTGACGCGCCGCGTGCCGTCGAGCGCGCGGGCGGACTAGCTCAGCCGTTTCCGCAGACTAGCCAGTCGACCTCTCACCCCGTCCGCTGTCCGTGAGTGACGATTCCGTCCGGTAAGCCGTGTGGTTCCAGCGATTTTCAAGGACCACGACTACGAATTCCGAGAGCGGTACCGTTCGGACGGGAGTGCCGTCGTTGGGTCGCGCTGTGGTTCCGGGATCCGACCCGAAACTGTGAGATCACAGAGACTCAATTTAATATAGCGACATACGATACACATATCGCGCTCGCCACACTAATCTGTTGCTAAAGAGGCAACAAATTACTCGGCAGGCCCGTCGAACTCCGGAATAATTACCCCCACGCCCGCGCAGCGATGCTCATGGTCGACTCCGACTGGGGCGACTGGCTGCCGCGCGCGGTGGCCGACGCCGACCCCGACACGGTGGCGCTGTGGTATCTCGGCTGTAACGGCTTCGCGATCAAGGGCAGCGAGGGGACCGTCTTCTGGATCGACCCGTACGTCGGGACTGGCGACCCCCCGCGAACGATTCGGATGATTCCGATCCCGTTCGATCCCGACGACGTCGACGTCGCGGACGCGGTGCTGGCGACCCACGAACACACCGACCACGTCCACGGTCCCTCGCAGGCGCCGATTCTGGCGAACACCGACGCCGACTTCGTCGCCCCGGACGACTCGCTCGCGGTCGCGCGCGAGGCGGAGCGGTGGACCGACGAATACGCGGTCGACGGGGCCGCTTTCACCGAAGTGCGAGAGGGCGACGAGCTGCGGATCGGTGAGTTCACCATTCACGTCGTCGAGACGCACGACCCGGACGCCACCCACCCGGTCGGCTACGTGGTCGAACACCGGGCGGGAACGGTGTTCCACGCGGGCGACAGCAAGCCGTCCGACTCGTTCAGGAGTCTCGCAGAGCGGTTCGACATCGACATCGGTATCCTCGCGTTCGGTTCCGAGGGCACGGTCCCAGACAAGGAGACGGACGAACCGGTCCGCACGAAGTGGTACAGCGACGAGAACGAGGTCGCCCGGGCGGCCGCCGACCTCGGACTCGACCGGTTAGTGCCGACCCACTGGGACATGTGGAAGGGGCTGACCGCCGACCCGACCGCGCTCCACGGCCACGTCCGGAGCTACGAGTCACCGAACCGGCTGGATATCGTCGAGATCGGCGACCGAATCGACCTGTAGACGGGAGTCGAGCGGCCGTTTTCGCGGTGTTTCGGTTATCAACCACGAAACGCGGCCCGTGGAATTTAAGCCCCTGCTCCGGGACCGTGCGGGTATGAGCGAACGGACGGCGGAGGCGGCCACGACCGTCGACGAGGACGGCATCCGCGTCGAGAAATCCTTCACGGACGACGCGTTCCCCGTGCCCGCGGTGAGGTACACCCTCTCTTCACACCGCGAGGACCCCGTACGGGTGCGTATCGTCGACCGGATCCCAGAGTCATTTCCGATGGACCAGGTGGGGTTCCACCCGGAGTACGAAAGCGAAAATTGGACGGCGTACAAGGACCACCGCGTGGAGTTCGAACGGGTGATAGAACCCGACGAGACCGTCGAGACGGTGTTCGGGATCCGCGACGAGGACCCCGACCTCGACGGCTTCCTCGGGACGCCGGTCATCGAACACGTGCCTGTTGGCGAGGAGATCGAAGACGTCCTCGGCGCCGGCGACACGGACGCGGTCCGCGAGGTGCTCTCGGGCGACCGCGCGACGCTTCCCGGCATGGCGGAAGACGACGATCCGTTACCCGAAGACCCCGCAAAAGAAGCGGATGAGGCGTCTGCGACCGGAGATACCGACGCGGATACCGTCTCGGAGGAGGGGGCGGACGCCGAGATGGAGCCGGAGACCGACGTAGACGGCCGCGAACCGGAAACCGACGCTCCGGAGCCCCGAGCGGTTACCGACGACGGCACGGTCGCCATGACCCCACACGAGGGTGCGCCGCTCGGGTCTGTCGACGAGACGAACGCCGAGTCTGGATTCGGCTCGGACGCCATCGACGAGCCGGATAAACCGCCCGAAGTCGACGATATAAACGCTGAAGCGACCGTTACGGACGAATCTGAGGGTCCCGGCGACGAACCGTCGGAAGACGACGAGGAGACCGACGCCGCCGCGGCCCTCCCCGGCGAGGGAGGCCTCGCGGCCGCGCTGGCAGCCGAAATCCGGACCGGTGCGGCCGACGAGGAGGACATCGCAACCATAGACGAGGCGTTCGACGCGGCCGTGCCGCGCAGCGTCGACGTGCGGATCGCTCGCCTCCAGTCGAGCGTGGCCGACATCGAGGCGTACGCCGACGCGCTCGCGGAGTTCATCGACGGCGAGGGGACCGCCCGGGAAATTCTCGACGGAATCGACAACCGGGTCGACGCCGTCGAGTCCGAGGTCTCCACGCTCGACGACCGTCTCGACGACGCGGACGACGAGCGCCAGGCGATCGAGTCAGACGTCGTCCGCGTCGATTCCGCGGTCGACTCCGCCTCGGACGCGGTCGGCGCGGTCGAAGAACGGGTCGACGCGGTCGAGGGCGACGTTCGCGACGTAGAAGGCGACATCGACGCGGTCGAGGGCGACGTTCGCGACGTAGAAGGCGACATCGACGCGGTCGAAGGCGAGGTCGCGTCCGTCGACGAGGCGGTCGGTTCGGTCCGAGACGCCGTCTCGGCGGTCGAGGGCGATGTCGACGATCTCGGCGCCGACCTCGACCGGGTCGAGGGCGAAGCCGAGGCCGTCGCGGAGACGGTCGACGACCTGGGGGACGACGTCGAGACGCTGTACGAGGAGGTCGACAGGGCGGCCGAGCGCGCCGAGAACGCCGAGAATCGGGCGGGAGAGGCCGAAGACCGAGCCGACGACACAGCGGACCGCGTCGACGACGTGGAGTCCGATCTCGACCGGTTCGACGAGGAGTTCGACGACCTGTGGGGCGACCTCGCGGAGGTCGACACGCGGATCACGGACATCGAAGGCCGGCTCGGGGAGGACCTCGACGACGTGGCCGCCGAGTTGGACGACATCAACGACCACCTCGACGAACTCGACGAGTTCCGTACCCGTCTCAACGAAGCGTTCGGTCCGTAGATCGGGACCGGCGTCGATATGCGACGGATCCGGAGTTCCGGTTTCCGTTCTCGCCCGATCGGTCCGAAAACGCAACCCGTTTTACGCACGCGGCCACAGATACGCCAATGACTGACCCGGCTCCGGTCGCCGTCCCTCGCAAGGGACGCCCGCTCGAAGCGGTCTTAGAGCGGATCGCGGCCGTTTCGGACGACGACCACCTCGACCGGCTCGCGGACAGCGTGAGTAACACGCTCCGGTACGAGAAGGCCGTCACCAAGGGGGCGGTCGACGCCGACGGCGGACCGTACGAACGGTTGGCCGAGTACTCCGATCCCGTGACACCGGCGGAGCCGGAGTTCACGCTGCTGCGCGACGACCGGAACGGGAAACCCCGCCGGATCGTCTTCGACGCCGCCACGGTCGGGTTGGGCGACGTGACGGTCAAACTCGTCGGTCGCGAGGAGCCGTTTCGCGCGCTGCGAACGCACGAGTTCGCGCTCGGATTCGACTCCGCGGATCTCGTTTTGGAGGAGGTCGTCGAGATCAGAGACGCCGGTCTCGGAAACATCTCGGATGTCAACGACCGGATCGACCCGGTCGACACCGACGTTCGCGTCGTGACCGGACTCGGAGACACGGTGTATCACACCCTGATGGGACGGGAAGACGAGCGTACCCCGGGAGCGGCGTTCGATCGCGCGCACCTCGACGCGTACGAGGGTCCGCTGTGTATCTCGCCGCGGTACGAACGGCTCGTCACCGCGGTGTTGGGAACCGACGCGCTCGACGGCGTCGAATTCGTCTACCCCGACGCGGACGAGGAAGAAGAGGCCGCCATCGCCCGAGTCGGTCTCGGTGTGTACCTCACCGTCACCGGTTCGACCGCTCGCGAACACGGGCTTTCCGTCGGTGAACACCTCTTCCCTAGTGAGACCGTCCTCATGCGTAACGCGGCCGAGACGGACGAATCGGTGTCCCGCGTTCTCCGGAATCTCAAACGCGAGACCGCCGACTCTGAGATACGCGTCTGATGCCGGATAGAATATAGCGGAATACACTATAATTGTCCGCGCTGAGACGCAATTTGGTTCAATACGCGGTCGCTGAAGTCGTAAGTCAGATTTCGAGACAGCGAAGTCTCCGATACCTCTACCTCTCTTCGAGACCGGACCGCGTGATGTCGAACGAATGAACTCGCGTGGCCGGTCGACAAGCATGGAGGGGGAACCGATCCGAAGCAAACGGACCGCGTAAAGCCGGATTGGTCTGGGTCACACTCACTGGGTGTCTCAGACACATATCCGGAAATATGGGATAGTTACTCTGGAAATAAGGTACTATATTTTGAGATATACTGTTCACTACGGTCGGATTATAGCACTACAAACGAGTATAAGTGACCTTATCCGGAAATCTGGGATAGATTGAAGTGAGTGACACGAGAACCCCCGTTCGAGAACGATGGGAGGAGATCGGCAGTCGGTGAAGACGTACGTACCGACGGAACAGAAGGGCGTGTGGCGCGACCACGCCGACGAACTCGACATGTCGTTGAGCGAATTCGTCAGGACGATGGTTCAGGCCGGACGTAAGGGGTTCGTACCGAACGGGGCGACGGAGAGCGAGGGACCCGCTTCCGAACCGTCAGACCCTGGAGGTCGCGACCTCGAAACACGTGTCCACGCGGTTCTCGAATCGGGTCCCAGCTCGTGGGACGAACTCGTCCAAGCGGTCGTCGGTGACGTGGAAGACGAGTTGGAGGCGACGCTCGACGATCTCCAAGATCGCAACCGCGTTCGGTACAGCGGCCGAGACGGGGGGTACGTGTTAACCGATGAGTAGCACGCGTGCGGCGGCCGACCCCGACGATCCGATCGGTTACTTTCTTGAGGACCTCACGTACCACGGGAAGACGAACCGAACCAGAGAGGCGTACGAACGCGTCCTACGGCGGTTCGAGTCGTTCCTCGACGACGCGGAACCGGGGTCCGCGACTCACCGCAACTGTATGTCGTTCGTTCACTCGCTTCGGGGCGACGTCGCCGACAGCACCGTCGCCACCTACGCGGCGTATCTCCACCGGTTTTACGGGTATATGACGGAGGTAGGGACCTTCGACGGGAATCCGATGACGTTGGTGATGGAGGAGATGGACGAGACGGTCGACAAGGACCCCGCCCGTCGCGACATCTCGATTCCGGCGATGCGGTCGTTCGTCGCCGGCGTTCGCCATCCCCTCCATCGCGCGCTCGTGGTGATACTCCTGAAGACCGGAATGCGGGTGGGTGAGCTGTGTAACCTCGACTTGCGGGACGTGACGGTCACCGATCCGGAACTCAACGCGACGTACTCGCTCGGCGGTCGCCCGGCGCTGTCCGGACGGCCGGATTCGCTGTTCGTGACCGCCGAGGCGACCGTCGGCGAGGAGTTGAACGGCGAGGTGCGGAGGGCCGCGAACAAGCGCAAGTGCGGGACCGTAATCCCGGTTGACGACGAACTCCGTCGAACGCTGAAAGGCTGGCTCGCCGTTCGACCGGACTCGCCGTCGCCGGCAGAACCGCTGTTCGTCGGCACCGCGGAGGGGTGGGGCGAGCGGCTGGAACCGCAGGCGGTCAGACACGTCGTTGAGCGATACGCCCGCGAGGAGGGGTGGTATCGGACCGGCGGCGGCGCCGACGAGAACGTCACGCCGCACTACTTCCGGCACTTCTTTACGACGCACCTCCGGGACCGAACAGGCGACCGCGGCGTGGTAAAATACCTCCGCGGCGACGTCGCCGACGACGTGATCGACACGTACACCCACAACTGGGGAGATCAGGTGCGGGAAACCTACGAGGCGAACGTGTATCGTCTGCTAGTGTAGCGTGTCGGAGGACTGGTCTAATTCCGTTGTTATCTTAACAATGAGATTTTGGCCCGAAATCGAACACGTAAATTGTATATCGCTATATTAAAATCCCGGCCAATACTCTCCACAGTTTCGGAGGGCGGACCAGTTTTGGGTTGAATCGGCATTAATTCGTGGTCCTCTCACCAATCAGGTGCCAACTTGGGGCCCTCTTGGTCGTATCCATCAGGCGAACGTGCGAAATTGCGTTGATTTTGACACTGTCGAGCAGGGTTGTCACTCACGAACGGCAGACTCAGCGAGGGTTCAGCCGATCAGTCGTGCGGGATCAACGCCGAGGCAACGTTCAACACACTCACCCGCAGTCAACACCGGGTACATGGTCCATCTCACCGTCGACGTCCGCTTTCAGCAGGAAGTCGGTGAGCCGCCAGATACTGTACAAGAGTACCGCGAACACGAAGCAGAACAACGAACGCGGTAGTCTTTCGAGGAGGTCTTGGCGAGAAAGTCACCTTTGATCGATTTGTACTCGCTCTCGATTTGCCACCGGCGACTATATCGTTTACAGAACGTCTCGGCCTCGTCGGGTCCGACTCGGAGATCCGTCGCGAAGACGGCCGTCCCCTCACCACCGTCGACGGCACGTACAGGAGCCGCATTGGATGCGATCCAGATTCCACATGGACAGAACCCGACTCAACAGCCACGTCTTAGTCGTCTTTTCTCCATTTGTTCATCCCGTTCAGAGCTGGAGACCCGCTTCGGAATGAGGTAGTTCACATCGAGGTTTGAGAGCGTCTGGAACACTTGTATCGAGTCAAACTCTCGATCACACAGCACTGTCTCGATTGGAACATGCTCTTTCGCTCGTCGAACGAGCCGTCACACAGTACGATGGATCTGATTCGACGGGTTCTCGTCCCACTCAGAGCTCTCTCGAACCGGATCGACAGCCAAAATCAGCGGGATGTTCTGCCCGATGATCGAAAGCGTCGCAAATTTGAATGCTCGACCGTCTCTGTCCTTGGTCCCGCTGACCATCGGCATTCCTTCGACCTCTCGGTAATAGGGAATGGTTGTGATGTCGATCGCGGCCGTGACTGGACGCCGGAACGATGCTTCAGAGGCGATCACGGAGAGTAAGCGATCCGTCGTTCTGTTGAATCCGCTCACGAACTCTCCGGGATCGAATTGCTTGACTGCGCGGAGGTGGGTATCACCATGCGGTCCGTACTCTTCCCCGCGCCGATATTGGAAGCGAGTCGCTCCCTGCGCGGTTCCGCACCGAACCATCCCCATGAACGTCTGTAACTCGAAAAATTGCGTGTCTTCGTAAGAGGCGTTCGACGCCCGATCAGGGACCATCGCGCGAAAAGAGAGCGGCGCAGGATGCCACCGCTGGATACCCGTCTTCGATCGCGTCAATCGAGTGGTCGAGGTTCTCGAACGCAATGACGAGGTCCGATAC
This window harbors:
- a CDS encoding alanine-zipper protein produces the protein MSERTAEAATTVDEDGIRVEKSFTDDAFPVPAVRYTLSSHREDPVRVRIVDRIPESFPMDQVGFHPEYESENWTAYKDHRVEFERVIEPDETVETVFGIRDEDPDLDGFLGTPVIEHVPVGEEIEDVLGAGDTDAVREVLSGDRATLPGMAEDDDPLPEDPAKEADEASATGDTDADTVSEEGADAEMEPETDVDGREPETDAPEPRAVTDDGTVAMTPHEGAPLGSVDETNAESGFGSDAIDEPDKPPEVDDINAEATVTDESEGPGDEPSEDDEETDAAAALPGEGGLAAALAAEIRTGAADEEDIATIDEAFDAAVPRSVDVRIARLQSSVADIEAYADALAEFIDGEGTAREILDGIDNRVDAVESEVSTLDDRLDDADDERQAIESDVVRVDSAVDSASDAVGAVEERVDAVEGDVRDVEGDIDAVEGDVRDVEGDIDAVEGEVASVDEAVGSVRDAVSAVEGDVDDLGADLDRVEGEAEAVAETVDDLGDDVETLYEEVDRAAERAENAENRAGEAEDRADDTADRVDDVESDLDRFDEEFDDLWGDLAEVDTRITDIEGRLGEDLDDVAAELDDINDHLDELDEFRTRLNEAFGP
- a CDS encoding DUF5805 domain-containing protein yields the protein MGGDRQSVKTYVPTEQKGVWRDHADELDMSLSEFVRTMVQAGRKGFVPNGATESEGPASEPSDPGGRDLETRVHAVLESGPSSWDELVQAVVGDVEDELEATLDDLQDRNRVRYSGRDGGYVLTDE
- a CDS encoding tyrosine-type recombinase/integrase, producing MSSTRAAADPDDPIGYFLEDLTYHGKTNRTREAYERVLRRFESFLDDAEPGSATHRNCMSFVHSLRGDVADSTVATYAAYLHRFYGYMTEVGTFDGNPMTLVMEEMDETVDKDPARRDISIPAMRSFVAGVRHPLHRALVVILLKTGMRVGELCNLDLRDVTVTDPELNATYSLGGRPALSGRPDSLFVTAEATVGEELNGEVRRAANKRKCGTVIPVDDELRRTLKGWLAVRPDSPSPAEPLFVGTAEGWGERLEPQAVRHVVERYAREEGWYRTGGGADENVTPHYFRHFFTTHLRDRTGDRGVVKYLRGDVADDVIDTYTHNWGDQVRETYEANVYRLLV